The Listeria cossartiae subsp. cossartiae genome includes a region encoding these proteins:
- a CDS encoding metal ABC transporter permease: MLFLEGLMQYSFLQKALITSVTVGIVSGVIGSFIILRGMSLMGDAISHAVLPGVAISYMMGMNFFIGAATFGIAAALGIGFVNQKSRIKNDTAIGIVFSAFFALGIILISFAKSSTDLYHILFGNVLAVRSSDMWMTIIIAIIVISLVALFYKEFLVSSFDPVMAEAYGLNVKFLHYFLMLLLTLVTVSALQTVGIILVVAMLITPAATAYLLTNKLSKMIVLASTFGAVSAIIGLYFSYIFNLASGAAMVLVATIIFFIAFLFAPKQGLLFSKKREVIE; encoded by the coding sequence ATGTTGTTTTTAGAAGGCTTAATGCAATATAGTTTTTTACAAAAGGCACTTATTACTTCCGTGACAGTTGGAATTGTGTCAGGTGTGATTGGTAGTTTTATCATTTTACGCGGAATGTCACTGATGGGGGATGCGATTTCTCATGCGGTGTTACCGGGTGTAGCGATTTCTTACATGATGGGGATGAACTTCTTTATTGGTGCTGCAACGTTTGGTATTGCAGCAGCTCTTGGTATCGGTTTTGTTAATCAAAAAAGCCGAATTAAAAATGATACAGCAATTGGGATTGTTTTTAGTGCATTTTTCGCACTCGGGATTATTTTAATATCCTTTGCGAAAAGTAGTACGGATTTGTATCATATTCTATTTGGGAATGTGCTCGCAGTGCGGAGTTCGGATATGTGGATGACCATTATTATTGCCATTATCGTGATTTCATTAGTCGCATTATTTTACAAAGAGTTTCTCGTTAGTTCGTTTGATCCAGTGATGGCAGAAGCATATGGACTTAATGTGAAATTCCTGCATTACTTCTTGATGCTACTTTTAACGCTTGTAACAGTTTCGGCTCTGCAAACGGTTGGTATTATTTTAGTGGTAGCGATGTTAATTACGCCAGCTGCGACGGCTTATCTGCTTACGAATAAATTATCCAAAATGATTGTTCTTGCTTCTACTTTTGGGGCAGTGAGTGCGATTATCGGACTTTACTTTAGTTATATTTTCAACTTAGCATCCGGTGCGGCAATGGTATTAGTTGCAACAATTATTTTCTTCATCGCCTTTTTATTCGCACCAAAACAAGGTTTATTATTTTCAAAAAAGAGGGAGGTTATCGAATGA
- a CDS encoding metal ABC transporter ATP-binding protein, producing MDIQGLTIAYKQKVAIDNVTLQIASGKLTGIVGPNGAGKSTLLKGMMGLIPREQGQVTLADKPLSYWRKKIAYVPQRSEVDLTFPITVFDMVLLGTYPALGLIKRPGKKEKQLALDALEQVEMTGFMKRQIGELSGGQLQRVFIARALAQHAEIFFLDEPFAGIDMTSEALIMRLLKKLRDNGKTIVVVHHDFHKVAAYFDDIILLNKKLVAHGPVEQTFTEEKIQFAYGDAPVAFAAGV from the coding sequence ATGGATATCCAAGGTTTAACAATCGCATACAAGCAAAAAGTGGCAATTGATAATGTCACACTTCAAATAGCATCAGGAAAATTAACAGGCATCGTCGGTCCAAATGGGGCTGGCAAATCAACTTTATTAAAAGGAATGATGGGGCTAATTCCGCGCGAACAAGGGCAAGTGACTTTAGCCGATAAGCCACTTTCCTATTGGAGAAAGAAAATCGCTTATGTTCCGCAGCGGAGTGAAGTGGATTTGACTTTCCCAATTACCGTTTTCGATATGGTATTACTGGGCACATATCCAGCACTCGGATTAATTAAACGCCCTGGAAAGAAAGAGAAACAACTCGCATTAGACGCACTAGAACAAGTAGAAATGACAGGCTTTATGAAAAGACAAATCGGCGAACTATCTGGTGGTCAGTTGCAACGAGTATTTATCGCACGCGCACTTGCCCAACACGCCGAAATTTTCTTTTTAGATGAACCATTTGCTGGTATTGATATGACGAGTGAAGCGCTGATTATGCGGCTATTAAAAAAACTAAGAGACAATGGGAAAACGATTGTCGTTGTGCACCATGATTTCCATAAAGTGGCGGCTTACTTCGACGATATCATTTTACTCAATAAAAAATTAGTAGCGCACGGTCCAGTGGAACAAACATTTACAGAAGAAAAAATTCAATTTGCTTACGGTGACGCGCCGGTAGCATTTGCGGCAGGGGTGTAG
- a CDS encoding MarR family winged helix-turn-helix transcriptional regulator, which yields METYLEIETLIKRIFNSFRHEVEAVLDKRLSGSEYRVLSLISSGLTKTSELAKTLDVSASHITAITDTLVEEQFITRHRSEVDRRIIELRLTTSAEEFVKEIDKKKKEMIVKRFAVFSEYEQAEFRKLLKKLADGSIK from the coding sequence ATGGAAACATACTTAGAAATTGAAACGTTGATTAAGCGAATTTTTAATAGTTTTCGTCATGAAGTCGAAGCAGTACTCGACAAAAGATTAAGTGGTAGCGAATACCGGGTCTTGAGTTTGATTTCTAGCGGACTTACGAAAACATCAGAATTAGCTAAAACACTTGATGTTTCTGCCAGTCACATTACAGCCATTACTGATACTTTAGTCGAAGAACAATTTATTACACGTCATCGTTCTGAAGTAGACCGCCGAATTATTGAACTAAGATTGACCACAAGTGCCGAGGAATTTGTCAAAGAAATTGATAAAAAGAAAAAAGAAATGATCGTCAAACGCTTTGCTGTTTTTTCCGAGTATGAACAAGCGGAATTCCGCAAACTACTCAAAAAACTAGCAGATGGCTCCATCAAATAA
- a CDS encoding lmo1851 family serine protease — translation MEQSPQNEPDKVEKKEEQKSKPGNGYIKMKLFPFIMLLFAFVFVTALVTTIVMSLGDDKQVKVSIPERKEFTKLYDVYDEITSKYYKDTKSSNMIDGAITGMVNSLDDPYSTFMSKKESSAFNDTISASFEGIGAEIQEKDGAIVVVSPIKNSPAEKAGLRPQDIITQVDGKSVKGDTATEATQKIRGEKGTKVTLTIQRSNEDKPFDVTITRDEIPIETVYKEMGSDKIAHVTISTFSETTYDELEKALKALEKDGMKGLVIDLRGNPGGLLDQAVSISSLFVPDGKVVVQEQGKDGEKSAIKADSSSHGDYKVKVPTTMLIDGGSASASEILAAAAKESGGIKLVGAKSFGKGTVQTATTLSDESTLKLTVAKWLTPNSEWIHEKGITPDVVVNMPNYATMTIPSSTKVYQNGDFGDDVRTIETMLKALDYNVGKVDGLYDIDTKYAVERFQAANKLDVTGIMTGVTTDKLVELTQKHLKETDPQLQKAKALVK, via the coding sequence ATGGAACAATCCCCACAAAACGAACCAGACAAAGTGGAGAAAAAGGAAGAACAAAAATCAAAACCTGGCAATGGTTATATAAAAATGAAGTTATTCCCATTTATCATGCTATTATTCGCTTTTGTCTTTGTTACGGCATTAGTGACAACCATCGTGATGTCTTTAGGGGATGACAAGCAAGTAAAAGTGAGTATTCCAGAACGAAAAGAATTTACCAAGCTATATGACGTATATGACGAAATTACGAGTAAATATTATAAAGATACAAAATCCAGTAACATGATCGACGGAGCCATTACTGGTATGGTGAATTCGCTCGATGACCCTTATTCCACTTTTATGTCGAAAAAAGAATCATCGGCATTTAACGATACGATTTCTGCTAGTTTTGAAGGAATTGGCGCAGAAATTCAAGAAAAAGATGGCGCCATCGTAGTCGTTTCTCCTATCAAAAATTCTCCGGCCGAAAAAGCTGGATTGCGTCCGCAAGATATTATTACACAAGTAGATGGAAAGTCTGTTAAAGGCGATACAGCCACAGAAGCAACCCAAAAAATTCGTGGTGAAAAAGGAACAAAAGTAACGCTTACGATTCAACGTTCCAATGAAGATAAACCATTCGATGTTACGATTACCCGTGATGAAATTCCAATCGAAACAGTTTATAAAGAAATGGGTAGCGACAAAATTGCCCACGTCACCATCAGCACATTTTCGGAAACGACCTATGACGAGCTAGAAAAAGCACTCAAAGCCCTTGAAAAAGATGGCATGAAAGGACTTGTGATTGACTTACGAGGAAATCCTGGTGGGTTACTCGACCAAGCTGTCTCAATTTCTAGCCTGTTTGTTCCTGATGGCAAAGTTGTCGTACAAGAACAAGGGAAAGATGGTGAAAAATCAGCCATTAAAGCCGATAGTAGCTCACATGGCGATTATAAAGTAAAAGTACCAACTACCATGCTTATTGATGGTGGGAGCGCAAGTGCTTCAGAAATTCTTGCAGCAGCAGCGAAAGAATCTGGCGGCATCAAACTTGTCGGAGCAAAATCATTCGGTAAAGGGACTGTCCAAACAGCGACCACTTTATCCGATGAGTCGACACTAAAACTAACAGTCGCAAAATGGTTAACGCCAAATAGCGAATGGATTCATGAAAAAGGTATTACGCCAGATGTGGTTGTGAACATGCCAAATTATGCAACCATGACTATTCCTTCCTCCACAAAAGTCTATCAAAATGGCGATTTCGGTGATGATGTAAGAACCATCGAAACCATGCTCAAAGCACTAGACTATAACGTTGGAAAAGTAGACGGCTTATACGATATAGATACAAAATATGCTGTTGAGAGATTCCAAGCAGCAAACAAACTAGATGTGACGGGAATTATGACAGGTGTTACAACCGATAAATTAGTCGAATTAACGCAAAAACATCTAAAAGAAACAGATCCACAACTACAAAAAGCAAAAGCCTTGGTGAAGTAA
- a CDS encoding heavy-metal-associated domain-containing protein, translating to MEKLILNVEGMTCGHCEARVTKALSEVSGVKKAVVSLDEGTATVEFEKGQVTEDALIDAVEEAGYEVA from the coding sequence ATGGAAAAATTAATTTTAAATGTAGAAGGTATGACTTGTGGGCACTGTGAGGCTCGTGTAACAAAAGCTTTATCCGAAGTAAGTGGCGTGAAAAAGGCGGTAGTTTCGTTGGATGAAGGAACGGCTACAGTTGAATTCGAAAAAGGGCAAGTAACAGAAGATGCGCTTATTGATGCCGTAGAAGAAGCAGGATATGAAGTCGCTTAA
- a CDS encoding heavy metal translocating P-type ATPase, whose product MSDKYVRQDLNVFGMTCAACSTRIEKSLNKAEGVEKANVNLVTENAAVYYDPEVTSTEDLIKVVKHAGYDTAEKMSKEEKDAVLEKNFKKEVRRFILSAVLSLPLLLTMVTHIPYIHEMAFAETIGNWINPTIQLVLATIVQFYIGWRFYDGAYKALRGKSANMDVLVALGTSAAYFYSVVEYIRHMIDPNVMPHYYFETSAVLITLILLGKLLESYATSRTTESIAGLLELQAKEATVIREGKEWLVPVDSLKIGDIILVRPGEKVPMDAEIISGETSIDEAMITGEPVPVEKKPGDSVIGATINFDGAFQAKITKRMEETVLESIIRLVEEAQGIKAPIQRLADKISGIFVPIVLGIAAVTFIIWYLVTGTVDGSLEAAIAVLVIACPCALGLATPTAIMAGTGKGAESGILFKGGEHLERTSKVDTIIFDKTGTLTEGKLEVSDKEAAHDQFFPYLFLMEQQSEHPIAKAIIKMLSSENIDVSTIKQGKIRAKAGHGMTGTLDESKVELGAYRYISSLTTIPKEADELIGSWMHAGKTVVAMAIDGVYAGALALSDTPRPEAKEAIQKLQAQGIKTAICSGDQSVVVENMAKDLGTDMFFAEQLPNDKSALVEKLQQEGHIVAFVGDGINDAPALAASDIGISIGTGTDIAIETGDVTLVSHRLTLIPETIELSKATMRNIRQNFFWALAYNCAGIPIAALGLLAPWVAGLAMAFSSVSVVTNALRLKRYKFKS is encoded by the coding sequence ATGAGTGATAAATATGTAAGACAAGATTTAAATGTTTTTGGAATGACCTGTGCGGCTTGTTCTACGAGAATCGAGAAATCGTTAAATAAAGCAGAAGGCGTAGAAAAAGCCAACGTTAACTTAGTAACGGAAAATGCGGCTGTTTATTACGATCCAGAAGTGACATCGACAGAAGATTTAATTAAAGTCGTCAAACATGCCGGATATGATACAGCGGAAAAAATGTCCAAAGAAGAAAAAGATGCCGTCTTAGAAAAGAATTTCAAAAAAGAAGTGCGACGTTTTATTCTTTCGGCCGTACTTTCACTACCTTTACTGCTTACGATGGTGACGCATATTCCGTACATCCATGAAATGGCATTTGCGGAAACGATTGGCAACTGGATTAACCCGACAATCCAATTAGTACTCGCAACTATTGTGCAATTTTATATTGGTTGGCGGTTTTATGATGGGGCTTATAAGGCACTTCGAGGCAAAAGCGCGAATATGGACGTATTAGTCGCGCTCGGCACATCGGCTGCTTATTTCTACAGTGTGGTGGAATATATTCGCCATATGATTGATCCAAACGTGATGCCACATTACTATTTTGAAACAAGTGCTGTTTTGATTACGTTGATTTTATTAGGTAAATTACTAGAATCGTACGCAACTTCCAGAACAACCGAATCTATCGCGGGTCTGCTTGAACTACAAGCGAAAGAAGCAACCGTTATTCGGGAAGGAAAAGAATGGTTAGTACCAGTAGATTCCTTGAAAATTGGCGATATTATCTTAGTCCGCCCGGGTGAGAAAGTACCGATGGACGCCGAAATTATTTCCGGGGAAACTAGCATTGATGAAGCGATGATTACTGGTGAACCTGTGCCAGTGGAGAAAAAGCCGGGTGATTCTGTGATTGGGGCTACGATTAACTTTGACGGGGCTTTCCAAGCAAAAATCACAAAACGGATGGAAGAAACAGTTTTAGAATCCATCATTCGTTTAGTCGAAGAAGCGCAAGGCATTAAAGCGCCAATTCAACGTTTAGCCGATAAAATCTCGGGGATCTTTGTTCCAATCGTACTTGGAATTGCTGCCGTGACATTTATTATTTGGTATCTTGTGACTGGAACAGTGGATGGCTCACTCGAAGCCGCAATTGCTGTATTAGTTATCGCTTGTCCCTGTGCGCTCGGGCTCGCAACGCCAACTGCAATCATGGCCGGAACTGGCAAAGGCGCCGAAAGTGGGATATTATTTAAAGGTGGCGAACATTTAGAACGAACATCAAAAGTTGACACCATCATTTTTGATAAAACAGGAACTTTAACAGAAGGTAAACTAGAAGTAAGTGATAAAGAAGCAGCACATGACCAATTTTTCCCTTATTTATTCTTAATGGAACAACAGTCAGAGCATCCGATTGCGAAAGCGATTATTAAGATGTTATCGTCTGAGAATATCGATGTTTCCACAATAAAACAAGGGAAAATTCGCGCAAAAGCTGGGCATGGGATGACAGGTACACTGGATGAAAGTAAGGTGGAACTTGGCGCTTATCGCTATATTTCTTCCCTTACAACGATTCCAAAAGAAGCAGATGAGTTAATTGGAAGCTGGATGCACGCTGGGAAAACTGTGGTAGCGATGGCAATTGATGGCGTCTATGCCGGCGCACTTGCTTTGTCTGACACGCCACGACCAGAAGCAAAAGAAGCTATTCAAAAACTGCAAGCACAAGGTATCAAAACAGCAATTTGTTCTGGTGATCAATCGGTTGTCGTAGAAAATATGGCGAAAGATTTAGGAACCGATATGTTTTTTGCCGAACAATTGCCAAATGATAAAAGTGCTCTAGTAGAAAAATTACAACAAGAAGGCCATATCGTTGCTTTCGTTGGTGATGGTATTAATGATGCCCCGGCCCTTGCAGCAAGCGATATTGGGATTAGTATCGGAACAGGAACAGACATCGCAATTGAAACAGGTGACGTAACACTCGTAAGCCACCGTTTGACATTGATTCCGGAAACAATCGAACTTTCCAAAGCAACCATGCGCAATATCCGCCAAAACTTTTTCTGGGCACTTGCCTATAACTGTGCGGGTATTCCGATTGCAGCACTGGGTCTACTGGCACCATGGGTAGCAGGTCTTGCAATGGCATTTAGTTCCGTTTCAGTTGTAACAAACGCACTACGCTTAAAAAGATATAAATTTAAATCCTAG
- the csoR gene encoding copper-sensing transcriptional repressor CsoR: MKHDQPIVPRKEDETKLLQNRLRRIEGQIRGIAQMVEDDRYCTDILVQISAANKALKNVGLQVLEHHTAHCVVDAAKNGEEDVMEDLLKAIRQFSKT, encoded by the coding sequence ATGAAACATGATCAACCAATTGTTCCACGCAAAGAAGACGAAACGAAATTACTTCAAAATCGTTTGCGACGTATCGAAGGCCAAATCCGCGGTATTGCTCAAATGGTAGAGGATGATAGATATTGTACGGATATTTTAGTGCAAATTTCAGCAGCGAATAAAGCACTGAAAAATGTTGGTTTACAAGTACTTGAACATCATACGGCACACTGTGTTGTCGATGCGGCAAAAAATGGGGAAGAAGACGTCATGGAGGACTTACTTAAAGCAATACGTCAATTTTCGAAAACCTGA
- a CDS encoding M15 family metallopeptidase, whose product MSSLLTIALAISISCVHTVEDQFFGGTNANVEQKATSNQTLAELEKDPLYPYLDKQNKLTEKNGIKYIENEENMLVLANKDFSLQPTYTPPDLVRPNVTYSFGEQQVEKAQLRKDAAKGLEEMFAAANKDGKKLFAVSGYRSYKRQQEVFQAEVNAKGDQKAREAVAYPGTSEHQTGLAMDISSESQSYELTEAFGNTPEGKWLQENAHNYGFILRYMKGREDITKYQYESWHYRYVGKDAATIIYKNNWTLEEFFEQVEALQKKVDAAK is encoded by the coding sequence ATGAGTTCTTTATTAACAATCGCTTTAGCTATCAGCATTAGTTGTGTGCACACGGTGGAAGATCAATTTTTCGGGGGCACAAATGCTAACGTAGAACAAAAAGCGACTAGCAACCAAACACTTGCGGAACTAGAAAAAGACCCACTTTATCCGTATCTTGATAAGCAAAATAAATTAACGGAAAAAAATGGGATTAAGTATATCGAAAACGAGGAAAATATGCTGGTTCTTGCCAACAAAGATTTCTCCTTGCAGCCAACATATACCCCCCCAGACTTAGTTCGTCCGAATGTAACGTACTCATTTGGTGAGCAACAAGTCGAAAAAGCACAACTGCGAAAAGATGCAGCCAAAGGGTTGGAAGAGATGTTTGCAGCTGCGAATAAAGATGGAAAGAAACTATTTGCCGTTTCTGGCTATCGTTCGTACAAGCGCCAACAAGAAGTATTCCAAGCCGAAGTAAATGCTAAAGGTGACCAAAAAGCTAGAGAAGCAGTGGCATACCCAGGCACAAGTGAGCACCAAACTGGTTTAGCGATGGATATCTCGTCAGAAAGCCAATCATATGAACTGACAGAAGCTTTCGGAAATACCCCTGAAGGCAAATGGTTACAGGAAAATGCCCACAATTACGGTTTTATCCTACGTTATATGAAAGGCCGCGAAGACATTACGAAATATCAATACGAATCGTGGCATTATCGTTATGTTGGCAAAGATGCCGCAACGATTATTTACAAAAATAACTGGACTTTAGAAGAATTTTTTGAGCAAGTTGAGGCACTTCAAAAGAAAGTAGATGCCGCTAAATAG
- the deoD gene encoding purine-nucleoside phosphorylase: MSVHIEAKQGEIAETILLPGDPLRAKYIAETFLEDVVLFNQVRGMLGFTGTYKGEKVSVMGTGMGIPSISIYVNELIQSYDVKNLIRVGTMGGIQADVKVRDVVIAQAASTDSQINRNTFAGVDFAPVADFSLLKKAYDAGIEKGLSLKVGNVFSADRFYNDQLDKQQLADYGVLGIEMEAAALYTLAQKYGRRALAILTVSDHIFTGEETSAEERQTTFNDMIVVALEAAIK; encoded by the coding sequence ATGAGCGTACATATCGAAGCAAAACAAGGGGAAATTGCAGAAACTATTTTATTACCAGGAGATCCGCTAAGAGCGAAGTACATTGCGGAAACATTTTTGGAAGATGTCGTTTTATTCAACCAAGTGCGAGGAATGCTAGGATTTACCGGTACATATAAAGGCGAAAAAGTTTCTGTCATGGGAACTGGGATGGGAATTCCATCTATTTCGATTTATGTCAATGAATTAATTCAAAGCTATGATGTGAAAAACTTGATTCGCGTTGGTACAATGGGTGGCATTCAAGCAGACGTGAAAGTTCGTGATGTTGTTATTGCGCAAGCGGCTTCGACAGATTCACAAATCAACCGCAATACTTTTGCAGGAGTAGATTTTGCGCCTGTAGCCGATTTCTCTCTTCTAAAAAAAGCATATGATGCAGGTATCGAAAAAGGCTTATCCCTTAAAGTCGGTAATGTTTTCTCTGCGGATCGTTTTTATAATGACCAACTAGATAAACAACAATTAGCTGATTACGGCGTACTTGGTATCGAAATGGAAGCAGCCGCACTTTATACACTGGCACAAAAATATGGTCGTCGTGCATTAGCCATTTTAACAGTAAGTGACCACATTTTTACTGGGGAAGAAACATCGGCGGAAGAGCGCCAAACTACTTTTAATGATATGATTGTTGTAGCATTAGAAGCAGCCATTAAATAA
- a CDS encoding YozE family protein: MGRSFYHFLMTYRDPKLTDQKTEFANNAYRDHSFPKQTRNYHILCDYLEFNAPYLPGMSIFDELWDAYLLDEEKNKH; the protein is encoded by the coding sequence TTGGGAAGATCATTTTATCATTTTTTAATGACATATCGGGACCCGAAACTAACAGATCAGAAAACGGAATTTGCCAACAATGCATACCGAGATCATAGTTTTCCAAAGCAAACGAGAAATTACCATATTCTTTGTGATTATCTGGAGTTTAATGCGCCATATTTGCCGGGAATGTCTATTTTCGATGAACTTTGGGATGCTTATTTGCTAGATGAAGAGAAAAACAAACACTAG
- a CDS encoding Gfo/Idh/MocA family protein: protein MLKVAVVGLGGIAQKAYLPVFAEMENIEVHLYTRDAQKLKHLSEKYRFDHYHQSIHSMIESGVNAAFVHSSTASHPEVIRTFLSHHIPVYVDKPIADNLAEVEELTRLAKEQNTLLMTGFNRRYAPKYQELKALTDTNMIIMQKNRASQPGEPRTFIYDDFIHVIDTVRFLLDAEIEQLNVFPVWQEELLASVTVQITAGGKVATAIMNRDSGVNEERLAVMTPNAKYEVENVTETHIYEGTTERFERFGDWETTLYKRGFVSIIQAFLTAVRNGEKAPISKEDALETHRLAEEILRKLEN, encoded by the coding sequence ATGTTAAAAGTAGCAGTTGTAGGTCTTGGCGGCATCGCACAAAAAGCCTATTTGCCAGTTTTTGCAGAAATGGAAAACATCGAGGTGCATCTTTATACGAGGGATGCGCAGAAGTTGAAACATTTAAGTGAGAAATATCGTTTTGATCATTATCATCAAAGCATTCATTCGATGATTGAATCTGGCGTGAATGCCGCATTTGTTCATTCCTCTACGGCAAGCCATCCAGAAGTTATTCGGACTTTCTTATCGCATCATATTCCGGTATATGTCGATAAACCGATTGCCGATAATTTAGCAGAAGTAGAAGAATTAACGCGCCTAGCAAAAGAGCAAAATACGCTATTAATGACTGGTTTTAACCGCCGTTACGCGCCAAAATACCAAGAATTAAAAGCATTAACAGATACCAATATGATTATTATGCAAAAAAATCGCGCATCGCAACCAGGTGAGCCGCGCACATTTATTTATGACGATTTTATTCATGTCATTGATACTGTACGATTTTTACTAGATGCCGAAATCGAACAATTAAACGTCTTTCCGGTGTGGCAAGAGGAGCTGCTAGCAAGTGTAACCGTGCAAATTACAGCGGGAGGTAAAGTGGCGACTGCCATCATGAATCGCGATAGCGGCGTAAATGAAGAACGCTTAGCAGTAATGACACCTAACGCCAAATACGAAGTTGAAAATGTCACAGAAACGCATATTTATGAAGGCACGACAGAACGTTTTGAGCGTTTTGGCGACTGGGAGACAACCTTGTATAAAAGAGGTTTTGTATCGATTATTCAAGCCTTTTTAACAGCTGTGCGAAATGGTGAAAAAGCGCCAATTTCTAAGGAAGATGCACTGGAAACGCACCGACTTGCAGAAGAAATTCTACGTAAACTAGAAAATTAA
- the msrB gene encoding peptide-methionine (R)-S-oxide reductase MsrB: MDESKKNERLQQLTDIQYNVTQKAGTERPFQNEFYDNEAKGIYVDIVSGKPLFSSNDQYDAGCGWPSFTKPIDEAEVIEHRDLTHGMIRTEVKSAYADSHLGHVFPDGPQDKGGLRYCINSAALRFIPVDKLEEEGYQAYKKIFE, from the coding sequence ATGGATGAAAGTAAAAAGAACGAGCGCCTTCAACAACTTACAGATATACAATATAATGTGACCCAAAAAGCGGGTACTGAACGCCCATTTCAAAATGAATTTTATGATAATGAGGCGAAAGGTATTTATGTAGATATCGTTTCAGGAAAGCCTCTTTTTTCATCCAATGACCAGTATGATGCTGGCTGTGGTTGGCCGAGTTTTACTAAGCCAATTGACGAAGCAGAAGTTATCGAACATCGAGATTTAACCCACGGCATGATTCGGACCGAAGTGAAGTCCGCCTATGCCGATTCCCATTTAGGGCATGTTTTTCCAGATGGACCACAAGATAAAGGTGGACTTCGCTACTGCATCAATTCTGCGGCGCTTAGATTCATTCCTGTGGATAAACTGGAAGAAGAAGGCTACCAAGCATATAAGAAAATCTTTGAATAA
- the msrA gene encoding peptide-methionine (S)-S-oxide reductase MsrA: MTKESFEIATFAGGCFWCMVKPFDTQPGIEKVVSGYTGGHTVNPTYKEVCSGTTGHTEAIQITFDPVVFPYEKLVEVYWQQTDPTDAAGQFVDRGDSYRPVIFYHNEEQKEIAEKSKAALDASGRFKKPIVTEIAKAETFYPAEEYHQDFYKKEKAHYEGYQVASGRAAFIDANWKG, encoded by the coding sequence ATGACAAAAGAATCATTTGAAATAGCAACATTTGCTGGAGGATGCTTTTGGTGTATGGTCAAACCTTTTGATACGCAACCGGGAATTGAAAAAGTTGTTTCGGGTTATACAGGCGGTCATACGGTTAATCCAACCTATAAAGAAGTTTGCAGCGGGACAACAGGACATACAGAAGCAATCCAAATCACATTTGATCCGGTAGTTTTTCCATATGAAAAACTAGTCGAAGTATATTGGCAACAAACAGATCCGACTGATGCGGCAGGCCAATTTGTTGACCGCGGCGATTCGTATCGACCAGTTATTTTTTACCACAATGAAGAACAAAAGGAAATCGCTGAAAAATCAAAAGCGGCTCTGGATGCAAGTGGCAGATTCAAAAAGCCGATTGTGACAGAAATTGCCAAAGCAGAAACATTTTATCCAGCAGAAGAATATCACCAAGATTTCTACAAAAAAGAAAAAGCACACTATGAAGGTTATCAAGTTGCTTCCGGTCGTGCTGCATTCATAGATGCCAACTGGAAAGGGTGA
- a CDS encoding YpmS family protein encodes MQRETRSAPKKPKRNYWKWICITLITLLLLSAGWIYVAVFKLSPQEEPTPTLISNKSTVEFQTSTTKADLNQLISSYIEDFSKDQEIGYKVFVADNVNFTAEAKIFGEPVELHLKFSPKVVDNGNVELTLKDMSAGALPLPVSYVMNYVNKNFKFPDWVTIIPKKEKIYLSLDKLKLQGDTKVRADTLNLKKDDISFTLLVPVK; translated from the coding sequence GTGCAGAGAGAAACACGATCGGCTCCCAAAAAACCAAAACGCAATTATTGGAAATGGATTTGTATTACTTTAATCACGTTGTTACTTCTTTCCGCTGGTTGGATTTATGTAGCAGTGTTCAAACTCAGTCCACAAGAAGAACCAACGCCAACCCTTATTAGCAATAAATCAACAGTTGAATTTCAAACGAGCACAACCAAAGCAGATTTAAACCAATTGATTAGTTCCTATATAGAAGATTTTAGTAAAGATCAGGAAATCGGCTATAAAGTATTCGTAGCAGATAACGTTAACTTCACAGCAGAAGCAAAAATTTTCGGCGAACCAGTGGAGCTTCATCTGAAATTCTCACCGAAAGTAGTCGATAATGGTAATGTAGAATTAACGCTTAAAGACATGTCTGCAGGCGCTTTACCGCTACCTGTATCCTACGTAATGAACTATGTAAATAAAAACTTTAAATTCCCAGATTGGGTGACAATCATCCCTAAAAAAGAAAAAATCTATCTATCATTAGATAAATTAAAACTCCAAGGTGATACAAAAGTACGCGCCGATACGCTAAATTTGAAGAAAGACGATATTTCGTTTACACTTTTAGTACCAGTTAAGTAA